In Parasegetibacter sp. NRK P23, the genomic stretch CTGTCCATTGAACTAGTTCAAGAAATCATTTCTTCGCGAGTTTTGTGCGCACTTTACTGAGGAATTCCGGGGAGAAACCGAGGTAGGAAGCGATATAGTGCTGGGCAACCCGGTTGGGGATCCCTGGATAATGTTCGAGGAAATCGAGGTATTTCTCCGTGGCGTTCAGGGAAATGGTATGGAAAATCCGTTCCTGCAACCGGGATAAGTTGCGCTGCACCAGGAGCCTGAACATTCTTTCGAAGCAGGGTGCTTTCCGCAGCAGCAACTCCTTCGATTCGGGGTTCAGGGTAAGCAGTTCGCAATCTTCCAGTGTTTCAATGAACATGCGGGAAGGTTTTTGTTCATGAAAACTGGCGATGTCGCTTACCCACCAATGTTCGATGGCGAACTGAAGGGTCACTTCAGCGCCTTTCTCATCAAGATAATACGTTCGGATACAGCCTTTGTTGATGAACGCTTCGAAACGGCAGATTTCACCTTCCTGAAGGAGAAAGGTTTTTTTGGGCACGGTTTTCAATTGGAGCGCATCGTTGAAAACGGCGATCTCTTCGGGCGTAAAGGAAACATACTTCGAAATATTTTCATTGATGGCGCTGAACATGGTTCGATCTTTTTCTGACCATAAAAGTAATGGCAATCGAAGGAAAACCGTTGTTTAGACTTTCTTTCTTTTGAAAGAATAGATCAGGTAGAACAGGGCTGGAAGAATGAAGATACTCCCGAGCAGCAGGGCCCATCCCAATGCCCGGATCGTTTTCTCATGGCCCTGGTGCTCGATAAGGGATAGATACCCATTGTCGAGCACCACAATATTCGGGTAGTGAATATAGGTGGTGGCGAAAAGGATCATGGCTACCTGGAAACCGGCGAGCACGCGGATCACCACGCTTCTGCCTTTGTTAATGAGGTACCACATCAGGATCAGTGAAGCGGTAGCCAATGCGATGGCCAGTATGCCAGGCAGGTTACCGAATACCCAGTTCTTTACGGGCACGTTTTCAATTTCGGCCGCAATGAACACCAATGCGCCACTCACCAATGCGGCGATATTGGCACTGCGTGCCTTTACAATGAACCTTTGCCGTTCATCGGGTACCAGCTTGGTTTCCCCGATCAGGTAGATGGCGGCCAGGTAAGCGCAGATGGAGGCGGTGAAAAAGCCCACGGCTACCGAGAACAGGTTCAGCCAACTGAAAATATAAGCGTCGGCGAAGGAGGTGGCGTTGGTATTGATCTGTCCTGATACAGCGCTGGCGGCGATGATGCCCAGGAAAAGCGGCGTGATGAAACTGGAATACACGAATATCTTATTGTACACATACTGCATTTCATCCACGACCGCGTCGTAGTGACGGAAAGTAAAAGCCGTTCCCCGGGCGATAATGCCGATAAGCATCACCGTTAGCGGGATGTGGAGGTAAACCGACATGGTAGCGTAGATGCCCGGGAAGCCTACGAACAGGATCACGATCGCGATGATGAGCCACATGTGGTTGGCCTCCCAGATGGGGCCTATCGCCTGGTAGAGTGTTTTCCTGGTTTTCCTGCGGTTCTTCCGCGATGTAAACAGTTCGAGTATGCCCGCGCCAAAATCGGCGCCGCCCATCAGCAGGTACAAAAGAATGGATGCCCACAAAAAGGTGATCACAACGTATATCATGCGGGTGCGTTTTGAGGTTCGGTATCTTTTTCAGGCACATCGTATAATGTTCCCACCATCCTGATCTGCCGGTACAACATATAGATCACGATCAGGGAGAGGGAAAGGTACATGGCGGTGAAGATATAGAAGGAATAAACGATACCCGGCATGGGGGTAACGGCTTCGGAGGTACGCATGATGCCGTAGATGATCCAGGGTTGCCGCCCCACTTCGGTAACCGTCCAGCCCGCTTCCACGGCGATAAAGCCCATAGGGGTGGCGATCACGAAGAGCCGCAGGAGCCACCGGCTGAACAGCCAGTTCTTCTTTTTCCAGAGCGCAAAGAAATAGAGCAACGCAAGACCCATCATCAGCATCCCAAGTCCGATCATCACCTGGAATGCGTAGTGGGTAATGGCTACGGGCGGATGTTGGTCTTCCGGGAAAGCGTCCAGTCCTTTTACTTCCGCGTTAAAATCCCCATGCGCGAGAAAACTTAATACCCCGGGGATTTTGACGGCATGGTTCACTTTTTTGTTCTTTTCATCCGGTATCCCGCCGATCACGAAGGCCGCTTTCTTTTCGGTTTGAAAATGCGCTTCCATGGCCGCGAGCTTGATGGGTTGTCTTTTGGCCACATCTTTCGCCGAAATATCGCCGCTCAAAGGTTGTAGTATGGCCGCCACTGTTCCGAAGATGGCCGCGATGCGGAAGGCTTTGCTGTGAAATTCCACGTTCCTTTTGCGCAGAATCATCAGCGCGTGAATACCCGCCACAGCGAACCCGGTCGCGGCGAAAGCCGCCAGCGACATGTGCAGGGCCTGCGAGAACCAGGCATCGTTGAACATCGCGGCGATAGGATCGATGTTGAGGTATTGGCCATTCACATAATCAAATCCTGCAGGACTGTTCATCCACGCATTCGCCGCCACCACCAGGATACCCGAAACCAGTCCGCTCACGCCCACCAATACCCCCGTGGCCCAGTGAAACCATTTGTTGAAGCGGTTCCAGCCGTACAGAAAAAAGCCCAGGGCAATGGCCTCAATAAAGAAAGCCGTTCCTTCCAGCGAAAACGGCATCCCGAAAATGGGGCCGGCATGTTTCATGAATTCAGGCCACAATAAGCCCAATTCAAACGACAATACCGTTCCGGAAACGGCACCCGTCGCGAAGAAGATGGCCACACCCTTGCTCCAGGCTTTGGTCAGGTTCTTATACACCGGTTTTCCCGTTCTCAGGTAATACAGGTGGGATACCGCCATAAAAAACGGCATCACCATACCGATACAGGAAAATATAATGTGGAAGCCCAGCGACAGGGCCATCTGCGAGCGGGCCGCGATAAAATCGTTCATGACGGGAGCGTTTTAACAGGCGCCATCATGCTACCGGGAAAACATCCGGAGATGATGGCAGCGGCTCAAAGGTAAGCCGTGCCGTGGGGATAAATGTGGGAGTATTTAGCGGAGGTAGGGGGTTAATTAGCGGACGTGGCGTAAAGGTAGTAGGTTGTGCCAATGCGGAGCATACAACCAGCACTTTTTGCCAAATGGCAAATGCCTGCCAGCCAATAATTTCTAATTTAGCCAAATGGACACATTTATCGCATACATCTTACAATTTGGCAATTTGAATAACCAACAAATTGAACTGATAAAAAGCCGCGCGACAGAAATAACACTTCGCAAAGACGAATTTTATTGGGAAGCCGGAAAAACAGTGAAACAAATCGGCTTTCTTACCGAGGGTGTGCTCCGTGTTTATTACTATAACAATAAAGGCGAAGAAATTACACGCTACTTTATTGACGACAAACACTTGATTTTATCGGGCAATACTGTTGAAGAATTTTATACACCATCAGAGTATCTGCAAGCCATCACGGATTGCAAAATGGTTGTTTTCTCAAAGCGGGACTGGATAGATATTTCAGAAACTATTATTGGATGGGATAATATTGTTCAAAAAATAATTGCCAAACACCACACCGAAAAAATTAAAAGAAGAAGCGATTTGGTGTCGCAGGATGCAACGGCACGCTACCTTGATTTCATTGAAAAATTCCCAACACTGGCTAACCGTATTCCGCTCGTATACATCGCTTCGTATTTGGGGATGACCGCATCATCCTTGAGCAGAATAAGAAAAAATATCCGCTAAAATCGATTATTGCCATTTGGCAAGTGCTTTCATTTTTTATTGGATAACCTTTGCGGTATCAAATTTTTAAATCAATAAAAATGGACACAAGGAAATTAGGTAACAGTGGATTAGAAGTAGCCGCGCTGGGTTTTGGCGCAATGGGTTTGAGTTTTCCCAACGCGCCAACAAAAGAAGAAAGCATAAAATTAATCCGTTCAGCAGTTGAACAAGGCGTTACACTTTTTGATACAGCGCAAGCCTATGGTGAAAACGAATTGTTGGTGGGCGAAGCATTGCACCCTTTACGTAAGAAAGTTGTAATTGCAACAAAGTTCGGTTTCAAAAATGGAAGTATTCAATTTGGTTTAGACAGCCGGCCGGAAAATATAAAATCCGTTGCGGAAGCATCTTTAAAGAGATTAAGAACCGATGTGATTGATTTGTTTTACCAACACAGACCCGACCCTAATGTTCCGATTGAAGACGTTGCAGGAGCAGTAAAGGACCTTATACAACAAGGAAAAGTAAAATACTTTGGTTTGTCGGAAGCCAATGCGGCAACCATTCGCAAGGCGCACGCTATTTTGTCCGTAACCGCTTTGCAAAGCGAATACTCCATGTTTTGGCGCGAACCAGAAAATGAAATCCTTCCAACATTGGAAGAACTGGGCATTGGGTTGGTTTCTTTCAGTCCGTTGGGTAAAGGTTTTTTAACAGGCTCGTTAAAAGAAGCTGAATTGAGTAGGGGATTCCCTCGTTTCAGCGAAGAAAACAGAGCCGCCAATCAGCCATTGGTTGATTTCGTTGCTTCCATTGCAAAAGATAAAAACGTTACACCAGCGCAAGTCGCGTTAAGTTGGTTGCTGGCCCAAAAACCATTTATTGTTCCAATTCCGGGCACTTCGAAAATGTCTCGCTTACAAGAAAATATAGGCGCTACAAACATTTCATTGACAAATGACGAATTGAGTAAAATAAATACCAAATTGGCGACAATGAAAATTGTA encodes the following:
- a CDS encoding aldo/keto reductase; translation: MDTRKLGNSGLEVAALGFGAMGLSFPNAPTKEESIKLIRSAVEQGVTLFDTAQAYGENELLVGEALHPLRKKVVIATKFGFKNGSIQFGLDSRPENIKSVAEASLKRLRTDVIDLFYQHRPDPNVPIEDVAGAVKDLIQQGKVKYFGLSEANAATIRKAHAILSVTALQSEYSMFWREPENEILPTLEELGIGLVSFSPLGKGFLTGSLKEAELSRGFPRFSEENRAANQPLVDFVASIAKDKNVTPAQVALSWLLAQKPFIVPIPGTSKMSRLQENIGATNISLTNDELSKINTKLATMKIVGERYPAPKRNIVE
- a CDS encoding Crp/Fnr family transcriptional regulator, translated to MDTFIAYILQFGNLNNQQIELIKSRATEITLRKDEFYWEAGKTVKQIGFLTEGVLRVYYYNNKGEEITRYFIDDKHLILSGNTVEEFYTPSEYLQAITDCKMVVFSKRDWIDISETIIGWDNIVQKIIAKHHTEKIKRRSDLVSQDATARYLDFIEKFPTLANRIPLVYIASYLGMTASSLSRIRKNIR
- a CDS encoding cytochrome ubiquinol oxidase subunit I, which encodes MNDFIAARSQMALSLGFHIIFSCIGMVMPFFMAVSHLYYLRTGKPVYKNLTKAWSKGVAIFFATGAVSGTVLSFELGLLWPEFMKHAGPIFGMPFSLEGTAFFIEAIALGFFLYGWNRFNKWFHWATGVLVGVSGLVSGILVVAANAWMNSPAGFDYVNGQYLNIDPIAAMFNDAWFSQALHMSLAAFAATGFAVAGIHALMILRKRNVEFHSKAFRIAAIFGTVAAILQPLSGDISAKDVAKRQPIKLAAMEAHFQTEKKAAFVIGGIPDEKNKKVNHAVKIPGVLSFLAHGDFNAEVKGLDAFPEDQHPPVAITHYAFQVMIGLGMLMMGLALLYFFALWKKKNWLFSRWLLRLFVIATPMGFIAVEAGWTVTEVGRQPWIIYGIMRTSEAVTPMPGIVYSFYIFTAMYLSLSLIVIYMLYRQIRMVGTLYDVPEKDTEPQNAPA
- a CDS encoding Crp/Fnr family transcriptional regulator, yielding MFSAINENISKYVSFTPEEIAVFNDALQLKTVPKKTFLLQEGEICRFEAFINKGCIRTYYLDEKGAEVTLQFAIEHWWVSDIASFHEQKPSRMFIETLEDCELLTLNPESKELLLRKAPCFERMFRLLVQRNLSRLQERIFHTISLNATEKYLDFLEHYPGIPNRVAQHYIASYLGFSPEFLSKVRTKLAKK
- a CDS encoding cytochrome d ubiquinol oxidase subunit II, with amino-acid sequence MIYVVITFLWASILLYLLMGGADFGAGILELFTSRKNRRKTRKTLYQAIGPIWEANHMWLIIAIVILFVGFPGIYATMSVYLHIPLTVMLIGIIARGTAFTFRHYDAVVDEMQYVYNKIFVYSSFITPLFLGIIAASAVSGQINTNATSFADAYIFSWLNLFSVAVGFFTASICAYLAAIYLIGETKLVPDERQRFIVKARSANIAALVSGALVFIAAEIENVPVKNWVFGNLPGILAIALATASLILMWYLINKGRSVVIRVLAGFQVAMILFATTYIHYPNIVVLDNGYLSLIEHQGHEKTIRALGWALLLGSIFILPALFYLIYSFKRKKV